Proteins from a genomic interval of Medicago truncatula cultivar Jemalong A17 chromosome 3, MtrunA17r5.0-ANR, whole genome shotgun sequence:
- the LOC11445508 gene encoding putative disease resistance RPP13-like protein 1 isoform X2 — protein MAELVAGAFLQSSFQVIIEKLASVGIRDYFSSNNVDDLVKELHSALDSINLVLDEAEIKQYQKKYVNVKKWLDELKHVVYEADQLLDEISTDAMLNKLKAESEPLTTNLLGLVSALTTNPFECRLNEQLDKLELLAKKKKELGLGESPCASNEGLVSWKPSKRLSSTALMDESTIYGRDDDKDKLIKFLLAGNDSGNQVPIISIVGLGGMGKTTLAKLVYNDNKIEEHFDLKTWVYVSESFDVVGLTKAILKSFNSSADGEDLNLLQHQLQHMLMGKKYLLVLDDIWNGDAECWELLLLPFNHGSSGSKIIVTTREKEAAYHVLKSTELFDLQQLKTSHCWSLFETHAFQGMRVCDDPKLESIGRKIVDKCGGLPLAIKSLGQLLRKKFSQDEWMQILETDMWRLLDGDNKINPVLRLSYHNLPSNRKRCFAYCSIFPKGYTFEKDELIKLWMAEGLLKCCRRDKSEEELGNEIFSDLESISFFQISHRKAYSMHDLVNDLSKSVSGEFCKQIKGAMVEGSLEMTRHIWFSLQLNWVDKSLEPYLVLSSIKGLRSLILQGSYGVSISKNVQRDLFSGLQFLRMLKIRDCGLSELVDEISNLKLLRYLDLSHTNITRLPDSICMLYNLQTLLLQGCRKLTELPSNFSKLVNLRHLELPSIKKMPKHIGNLNNLQALPYFIVEEQNESDLKELGKLNHLHGTIDIKGLGNVIDPADAATANLKDKKHLEELHLTFNGTREEMDGSKVECNVSVFEALQPKSNLKKLTITYYNGSSFPNWLSGFHLSNLVSLKLKDCVLCSHLPMLGQFPSLKEISISNCNGIKIIGEEFYNNSTTNVPFRSLEVLKLEHMVNWEEWFCPERFPLLKELTIRNCPKLKRALLPQHLPSLQKLQLCVCKQLEVSVPKSDNMIELDIQRCDRILVNELPTNLKRLLLCDNQYTEFSVDQNLINILFLEKLRLDFRGCVNCPSLDLRCYNYLERLSIKGWHSSSLPFSLHLFTKLHYLYLYDCPELESFPMGGLPSNLRELVIYNCPKLIGSREEWGLFQLNSLIEFVVSDEFENVESFPEENLLPPTLEYLNLHNCSKLRIMNKKGFLHLKSLKYLYIINCPSLESLPEKEDLPNSLYTLRIEECGIIKEKYEKEGGERWHTICHIPMVTIDLIEQE, from the exons ATGGCAGAGTTGGTAGCTGGGGCATTTCTTCAGTCTTCTTTTCAAGTGATTATTGAGAAGTTGGCTTCTGTTGGTATCAGAGACTACTTTAGTAGTAACAATGTTGATGACCTTGTGAAAGAACTTCATTCTGCACTTGACTCTATCAACCTAGTACTGGACGAAGCAGAGATAAAGCAGTACCAAAAGAAATATGTGAATGTGAAGAAGTGGCTTGATGAACTTAAACATGTTGTCTATGAGGCAGACCAACTGTTAGATGAGATTTCTACTGATGCAATGCTAAATAAGCTGAAAGCTGAATCTGAACCACTTACCACCAATTTATTGGGCTTGGTTTCAGCTTTAACTACAAATCCATTTGAATGTAGGCTCAATGAACAGCTCGATAAACTAGAACTTCttgcaaagaaaaagaaagagttgGGATTGGGAGAAAGTCCTTGCGCTAGTAATGAAGGCTTAGTCAGTTGGAAACCTTCAAAAAGATTGTCATCTACAGCTCTCATGGATGAGTCAACCATATATGGTAGAGATGATGATAAGGACAAGTTAATCAAGTTTTTACTTGCAGGCAATGACAGTGGCAACCAGGTTCCAATAATCAGCATAGTGGGTTTAGGAGGGATGGGGAAAACCACCCTTGCTAAGCTTGTGTACAATGACAACAAGATAGAGGAGCATTTTGACCTTAAAACATGGGTCTACGTTTCAGAATCTTTTGATGTTGTTGGACTCACCAAAGCAATTCTCAAGTCATTTAATTCTTCAGCAGATGGTGAAGACTTGAATCTACTCCAACATCAACTCCAACACATGTTAATGGGAAAGAAATACTTGCTTGTTTTAGATGATATCTGGAACGGGGATGCAGAATGTTGGGAGCTGTTACTTCTTCCCTTTAACCATGGATCTTCTGGAAGTAAGATTATCGTGACAACTCGTGAAAAGGAGGCAGCATATCATGTTTTAAAATCCACCGAGTTATTTGATTTACAACAATTGAAAACAAGCCATTGTTGGAGTTTATTTGAGACACATGCTTTTCAAGGCATGCGTGTGTGTGACGATCCAAAACTTGAATCAATTGGGAGGAAAATAGTGGACAAGTGTGGAGGGTTGCCTTTAGCTATAAAATCACTGGGCCAACTTTTGCGAAAAAAGTTTTCTCAAGATGAATGGATGCAGATATTGGAGACTGATATGTGGCGATTATTAGACGGGGACAACAAAATTAATCCAGTGCTGAGATTGAGTTACCACAATCTTCCTTCCAATCGGAAGCGTTGTTTTGCCTATTGCTCCATTTTTCCCAAGGGTTATACATTTGAAAAAGATGAATTGATCAAGCTTTGGATGGCAGAAGGTTTGTTGAAGTGTTGCAGAAGAGACAAAAGTGAAGAAGAGTTAGGTAATGAAATTTTCAGTGATCTTGAGTCAATTTCGTTTTTCCAAATATCACATAGGAAGGCCTATTCCATGCATGATCTTGTCAATGATTTATCCAAATCAGTGTCAGGAGAATTTTGTAAGCAAATAAAAGGTGCTATGGTGGAAGGTAGCCTTGAAATGACGCGTCATATTTGGTTCTCTCTTCAATTAAATTGGGTTGATAAATCACTAGAGCCATATTTGGTTCTCTCTTCAATTAAGGGACTACGCAGTCTGATACTACAAGGCTCGTATGGTGTGTCGATAAGCAAAAATGTGCAACGTGATCTGTTTTCAGGACTTCAATTTCTACGGATGTTAAAAATTAGAGATTGTGGTCTCTCAGAGCTAGTTGATGAGATAAGCAATTTAAAGCTTTTGCGTTATCTAGACCTTTCTCACACTAATATTACAAGGTTACCCGATTCTATTTGTATGTTGTATAATTTGCAAACACTCTTATTGCAAGGCTGTAGGAAGTTGACAGAGCTCCCTTCAAATTTCTCAAAACTCGTCAATTTACGTCATCTTGAACTTCCTAGTATAAAGAAGATGCCAAAGCATATAGGAAATCTAAACAATCTTCAGGCCTTACCTTATTTTATTGTGGAAGAGCAGAATGAGTCTGATCTTAAGGAGTTGGGGAAACTAAACCATCTTCATGGAACAATTGATATTAAAGGGTTGGGTAATGTGATTGATCCTGCAGATGCTGCGACAGCCAATTTAAAAGATAAGAAGCATTTAGAAGAATTACATTTGACGTTTAATGGTACAAGAGAAGAAATGGATGGCTCAAAAGTTGAATGCAATGTATCTGTCTTTGAGGCTCTTCAACCAAAGAGCAACTTGAAGAAGCTCACCATCACATACTACAATGGCAGTAGCTTTCCAAATTGGCTAAGTGGTTTTCATTTATCAAACTTAGTATCTCTTAAACTGAAGGACTGTGTACTATGTTCCCATTTACCAATGCTTGGGCAGTTCCCCTCTCTCAAGGAGATTTCTATTTCAAACTGTAACGGAATAAAGATCATCGGCGAAGAGTTTTACAACAATAGTACAACAAATGTTCCGTTCAGGTCCCTTGAAGTTTTGAAATTGGAGCATATGGTCAATTGGGAGGAATGGTTTTGTCCTGAAAGGTTTCCTTTGCTTAAAGAGCTTACTATAAGAAATTGTCCCAAATTGAAAAGGGCCTTGCTGCCTCAACACCTTCCTTCTTTACAAAAATTGCAACTTTGTGTTTGTAAACAGTTGGAGGTATCAGTTCCCAAGAGTGATAATATGATAGAGTTAGATATACAGAGATGTGATAGAATTTTGGTAAATGAATTGCCGACAAATTTGAAAAGGTTATTACTTTGTGATAATCAGTACACCGAGTTCTCCGTGGACCAAAATCTAATCAATATTCTCTTTCTTGAAAAGTTGAGGTTGGATTTCAGAGGCTGTGTAAACTGTCCCTCTTTGGATTTACGTTGCTATAATTATCTTGAAAGACTTTCAATAAAAGGATGGCATTCCTCCTCCTTGCCTTTTTCACTACACTTGTTCACCAAACTTCATTATCTGTATCTGTACGATTGTCCAGAGCTGGAATCCTTTCCAATGGGTGGTTTGCCTTCCAACTTGAGGGAACTTGTAATATACAATTGCCCAAAACTGATTGGTTCAAGAGAGGAGTGGGGTTTGTTCCAACTCAATTCTCTCATTGAATTCGTTGTTAGTGATGAGTTTGAAAACGTGGAGTCGTTCCCAGAGGAGAATCTGCTGCCACCAACTCTGGAGTATCTTAATTTGCATAATTGTTCAAAGCTAAGAATAATGAACAAAAAGGGTTTTCTCCACCTCAAATCTCTCAAATATCTATATATTATCAACTGCCCTAGTCTTGAGAGCTTGCCAGAGAAGGAGGATCTACCCAACTCCCTTTATACTTTGCGGATTGAAGAATGTGGAATAATAAAG GAGAAGTATGAAAAGGAGGGAGGAGAGCGTTGGCATACAATTTGTCAC ATCCCTATGGTGACAATTGACCTCATTGAACAGGAATGA
- the LOC11445508 gene encoding putative disease resistance RPP13-like protein 1 isoform X1: MAELVAGAFLQSSFQVIIEKLASVGIRDYFSSNNVDDLVKELHSALDSINLVLDEAEIKQYQKKYVNVKKWLDELKHVVYEADQLLDEISTDAMLNKLKAESEPLTTNLLGLVSALTTNPFECRLNEQLDKLELLAKKKKELGLGESPCASNEGLVSWKPSKRLSSTALMDESTIYGRDDDKDKLIKFLLAGNDSGNQVPIISIVGLGGMGKTTLAKLVYNDNKIEEHFDLKTWVYVSESFDVVGLTKAILKSFNSSADGEDLNLLQHQLQHMLMGKKYLLVLDDIWNGDAECWELLLLPFNHGSSGSKIIVTTREKEAAYHVLKSTELFDLQQLKTSHCWSLFETHAFQGMRVCDDPKLESIGRKIVDKCGGLPLAIKSLGQLLRKKFSQDEWMQILETDMWRLLDGDNKINPVLRLSYHNLPSNRKRCFAYCSIFPKGYTFEKDELIKLWMAEGLLKCCRRDKSEEELGNEIFSDLESISFFQISHRKAYSMHDLVNDLSKSVSGEFCKQIKGAMVEGSLEMTRHIWFSLQLNWVDKSLEPYLVLSSIKGLRSLILQGSYGVSISKNVQRDLFSGLQFLRMLKIRDCGLSELVDEISNLKLLRYLDLSHTNITRLPDSICMLYNLQTLLLQGCRKLTELPSNFSKLVNLRHLELPSIKKMPKHIGNLNNLQALPYFIVEEQNESDLKELGKLNHLHGTIDIKGLGNVIDPADAATANLKDKKHLEELHLTFNGTREEMDGSKVECNVSVFEALQPKSNLKKLTITYYNGSSFPNWLSGFHLSNLVSLKLKDCVLCSHLPMLGQFPSLKEISISNCNGIKIIGEEFYNNSTTNVPFRSLEVLKLEHMVNWEEWFCPERFPLLKELTIRNCPKLKRALLPQHLPSLQKLQLCVCKQLEVSVPKSDNMIELDIQRCDRILVNELPTNLKRLLLCDNQYTEFSVDQNLINILFLEKLRLDFRGCVNCPSLDLRCYNYLERLSIKGWHSSSLPFSLHLFTKLHYLYLYDCPELESFPMGGLPSNLRELVIYNCPKLIGSREEWGLFQLNSLIEFVVSDEFENVESFPEENLLPPTLEYLNLHNCSKLRIMNKKGFLHLKSLKYLYIINCPSLESLPEKEDLPNSLYTLRIEECGIIKEKYEKEGGERWHTICHIPSVWIDRIKQE; this comes from the exons ATGGCAGAGTTGGTAGCTGGGGCATTTCTTCAGTCTTCTTTTCAAGTGATTATTGAGAAGTTGGCTTCTGTTGGTATCAGAGACTACTTTAGTAGTAACAATGTTGATGACCTTGTGAAAGAACTTCATTCTGCACTTGACTCTATCAACCTAGTACTGGACGAAGCAGAGATAAAGCAGTACCAAAAGAAATATGTGAATGTGAAGAAGTGGCTTGATGAACTTAAACATGTTGTCTATGAGGCAGACCAACTGTTAGATGAGATTTCTACTGATGCAATGCTAAATAAGCTGAAAGCTGAATCTGAACCACTTACCACCAATTTATTGGGCTTGGTTTCAGCTTTAACTACAAATCCATTTGAATGTAGGCTCAATGAACAGCTCGATAAACTAGAACTTCttgcaaagaaaaagaaagagttgGGATTGGGAGAAAGTCCTTGCGCTAGTAATGAAGGCTTAGTCAGTTGGAAACCTTCAAAAAGATTGTCATCTACAGCTCTCATGGATGAGTCAACCATATATGGTAGAGATGATGATAAGGACAAGTTAATCAAGTTTTTACTTGCAGGCAATGACAGTGGCAACCAGGTTCCAATAATCAGCATAGTGGGTTTAGGAGGGATGGGGAAAACCACCCTTGCTAAGCTTGTGTACAATGACAACAAGATAGAGGAGCATTTTGACCTTAAAACATGGGTCTACGTTTCAGAATCTTTTGATGTTGTTGGACTCACCAAAGCAATTCTCAAGTCATTTAATTCTTCAGCAGATGGTGAAGACTTGAATCTACTCCAACATCAACTCCAACACATGTTAATGGGAAAGAAATACTTGCTTGTTTTAGATGATATCTGGAACGGGGATGCAGAATGTTGGGAGCTGTTACTTCTTCCCTTTAACCATGGATCTTCTGGAAGTAAGATTATCGTGACAACTCGTGAAAAGGAGGCAGCATATCATGTTTTAAAATCCACCGAGTTATTTGATTTACAACAATTGAAAACAAGCCATTGTTGGAGTTTATTTGAGACACATGCTTTTCAAGGCATGCGTGTGTGTGACGATCCAAAACTTGAATCAATTGGGAGGAAAATAGTGGACAAGTGTGGAGGGTTGCCTTTAGCTATAAAATCACTGGGCCAACTTTTGCGAAAAAAGTTTTCTCAAGATGAATGGATGCAGATATTGGAGACTGATATGTGGCGATTATTAGACGGGGACAACAAAATTAATCCAGTGCTGAGATTGAGTTACCACAATCTTCCTTCCAATCGGAAGCGTTGTTTTGCCTATTGCTCCATTTTTCCCAAGGGTTATACATTTGAAAAAGATGAATTGATCAAGCTTTGGATGGCAGAAGGTTTGTTGAAGTGTTGCAGAAGAGACAAAAGTGAAGAAGAGTTAGGTAATGAAATTTTCAGTGATCTTGAGTCAATTTCGTTTTTCCAAATATCACATAGGAAGGCCTATTCCATGCATGATCTTGTCAATGATTTATCCAAATCAGTGTCAGGAGAATTTTGTAAGCAAATAAAAGGTGCTATGGTGGAAGGTAGCCTTGAAATGACGCGTCATATTTGGTTCTCTCTTCAATTAAATTGGGTTGATAAATCACTAGAGCCATATTTGGTTCTCTCTTCAATTAAGGGACTACGCAGTCTGATACTACAAGGCTCGTATGGTGTGTCGATAAGCAAAAATGTGCAACGTGATCTGTTTTCAGGACTTCAATTTCTACGGATGTTAAAAATTAGAGATTGTGGTCTCTCAGAGCTAGTTGATGAGATAAGCAATTTAAAGCTTTTGCGTTATCTAGACCTTTCTCACACTAATATTACAAGGTTACCCGATTCTATTTGTATGTTGTATAATTTGCAAACACTCTTATTGCAAGGCTGTAGGAAGTTGACAGAGCTCCCTTCAAATTTCTCAAAACTCGTCAATTTACGTCATCTTGAACTTCCTAGTATAAAGAAGATGCCAAAGCATATAGGAAATCTAAACAATCTTCAGGCCTTACCTTATTTTATTGTGGAAGAGCAGAATGAGTCTGATCTTAAGGAGTTGGGGAAACTAAACCATCTTCATGGAACAATTGATATTAAAGGGTTGGGTAATGTGATTGATCCTGCAGATGCTGCGACAGCCAATTTAAAAGATAAGAAGCATTTAGAAGAATTACATTTGACGTTTAATGGTACAAGAGAAGAAATGGATGGCTCAAAAGTTGAATGCAATGTATCTGTCTTTGAGGCTCTTCAACCAAAGAGCAACTTGAAGAAGCTCACCATCACATACTACAATGGCAGTAGCTTTCCAAATTGGCTAAGTGGTTTTCATTTATCAAACTTAGTATCTCTTAAACTGAAGGACTGTGTACTATGTTCCCATTTACCAATGCTTGGGCAGTTCCCCTCTCTCAAGGAGATTTCTATTTCAAACTGTAACGGAATAAAGATCATCGGCGAAGAGTTTTACAACAATAGTACAACAAATGTTCCGTTCAGGTCCCTTGAAGTTTTGAAATTGGAGCATATGGTCAATTGGGAGGAATGGTTTTGTCCTGAAAGGTTTCCTTTGCTTAAAGAGCTTACTATAAGAAATTGTCCCAAATTGAAAAGGGCCTTGCTGCCTCAACACCTTCCTTCTTTACAAAAATTGCAACTTTGTGTTTGTAAACAGTTGGAGGTATCAGTTCCCAAGAGTGATAATATGATAGAGTTAGATATACAGAGATGTGATAGAATTTTGGTAAATGAATTGCCGACAAATTTGAAAAGGTTATTACTTTGTGATAATCAGTACACCGAGTTCTCCGTGGACCAAAATCTAATCAATATTCTCTTTCTTGAAAAGTTGAGGTTGGATTTCAGAGGCTGTGTAAACTGTCCCTCTTTGGATTTACGTTGCTATAATTATCTTGAAAGACTTTCAATAAAAGGATGGCATTCCTCCTCCTTGCCTTTTTCACTACACTTGTTCACCAAACTTCATTATCTGTATCTGTACGATTGTCCAGAGCTGGAATCCTTTCCAATGGGTGGTTTGCCTTCCAACTTGAGGGAACTTGTAATATACAATTGCCCAAAACTGATTGGTTCAAGAGAGGAGTGGGGTTTGTTCCAACTCAATTCTCTCATTGAATTCGTTGTTAGTGATGAGTTTGAAAACGTGGAGTCGTTCCCAGAGGAGAATCTGCTGCCACCAACTCTGGAGTATCTTAATTTGCATAATTGTTCAAAGCTAAGAATAATGAACAAAAAGGGTTTTCTCCACCTCAAATCTCTCAAATATCTATATATTATCAACTGCCCTAGTCTTGAGAGCTTGCCAGAGAAGGAGGATCTACCCAACTCCCTTTATACTTTGCGGATTGAAGAATGTGGAATAATAAAG GAGAAGTATGAAAAGGAGGGAGGAGAGCGTTGGCATACAATTTGTCACATCCCGAGTGTGTGGATTGATCGCATTAAACAGGAATGA